A window from Culex pipiens pallens isolate TS chromosome 3, TS_CPP_V2, whole genome shotgun sequence encodes these proteins:
- the LOC120430256 gene encoding uncharacterized protein LOC120430256, translating to MLKNIHERTVKKVKGNHYVATHGGRDTVDLPYAQANRGYSTDGEDSQRAPSDRTVSEYTVANERATPPTAPSRKSRGGVHNGNGGGPRPLSSPPTRAPPRAPSALSYDHGGGTGGGGGGGGGAGETGSDIYVTSAAYKAPSEISRYSAHRNNPQHHHHHPSSRGPRSVYSVASTAKTGRSSRRHGAKVEAMSAPNPFCPNVKGVCCLMLLLNLGLILVTLGFVIVMQFMEPLFVWILGVVFLVFGFATLIGSMIYCVIVCRDAKTPEQLRNEDLYWTKHWQKSIGYTPHEIDYKTDRFDERDRYSDRFSVSKMSGKYSDRDITRY from the exons GGTCAAGGGCAACCACTACGTGGCGACACACGGCGGCCGCGACACGGTTGACCTACCGTACGCCCAGGCCAACCGCGGCTACTCGACCGACGGCGAGGACAGCCAGCGCGCGCCCTCGGATCGCACCGTCTCGGAGTACACGGTGGCCAACGAGCGGGCCACCCCACCGACGGCTCCATCGCGCAAATCCCGCGGCGGCGTTCACAACGGCAACGGCGGCGGACCGCGGCCACTTTCTAGTCCACCGACGCGGGCTCCCCCGAGGGCACCATCGGCACTGAGCTATGACCACGGCGGTGGCACCGGTGGAGGTGGCGGCGGAGGAGGAGGTGCTGGCGAGACTGGCAGCGACATCTACGTGACCTCGGCGGCGTACAAGGCTCCGTCGGAGATAAG TCGATACAGTGCCCACCGGAACAACCCGCAACACCACCATCACCACCCGTCGTCGCGTGGCCCTCGCAGCGTGTACAGTGTGGCCAGCACGGCCAAAACGGGACGCAGCTCGCGACGACACGGCGCCAAGGTCGAGGCCATGTCGGCGCCCAACCCGTTCTGTCCGAACGTCAAGGGCGTCTGCTGTCTGATGTTGCTCCTCAATCTGGGCCTGATCCTAGTCACGCTGGGCTTCGTGATCGTGATGCAGTTCATGGAGCCGCTGTTCGTTTG GATTTTGGGCGTGGTCTTCCTCGTGTTTGGCTTTGCCACGTTGATTGGCAGCATGATCTACTGTGTGATCGTGTGCCGGGACGCGAAGACGCCGGAACAGCTGCGCAACGAGGACCTCTACTGGACGAAGCACTGGCAGAAGAGCATCGGCTACACGCCCCACGAGATCGACTACAAGACGGATCGGTTCGACGAGCGGGATCGCTACTCGGATCGCTTTTCGGTCAGCAAGATGAGCGGGAAGTACTCGGATCGGGACATTACCCGGTATTGA